The sequence CCCTAGTGAGAATCGGGGAAAGTTAGGGGCTCGGGGCTAGGGGTCTTTGGACTCGGGGACGCCCAAGCGCGACTATCGGCAGCGGCCGTCGGGATACTATATTGACCCCTAGACCGCGCTCGATCTTGCCCAACGCCGGGCGGCGACCGCTTTCCGAACCCCGAAACCCGAGTCCCGAACCCCGTGCCTTCTCTCCACCGCATTCTCGTCACCGGCGGCGCCGGGTTTCTCGGCTCCCACCTCTGCGAACGCTTGGTCGCCGAGGGGCACGATGTGATTTGTCTCGACAACTTCTTCACCAGCCAAAAAACCAACGTCAGCCATTTGCTCGAACAGCCGAACTTCGAGCTGGTCCGTCACGACGTGGTTCATCCGATCTGGCTCGAAGTCGATCAGATCTATAATCTGGCCTGTCCCGCAGCCCCCGGCCATTATCAGTTCAACCCAATCAAGACCTTGAAGACGTCGGTCGTCGGGGCGATTAATGTGCTAGGGATGGCCAAACGCTGCCGCGCGAAAGTCTTGCAGGCCTCCACCAGCGAAGTCTACGGCGATCCCGAAGTCCATCCGCAGCCCGAGTCCTATCGCGGGGCGGTGAATCCGATTGGTCCGCGGGCCTGTTATGACGAAGGCAAGCGCGCCGCCGAGACGCTATTCATGGACTACCATCGAATGAACCGGGTCAACATCCGCGTGGCCCGCATCTTCAACACCTATGGCCCGCGAATGCATCCATTCGACGGGCGAGTTGTGTCGAACTTCATTCTGCAAGCGCTCGAAGGACGGCCGCTCACGATCTTCGGCGATGGTTTGCAAACGCGCTCGTTCTGCTACCGCGACGATCTGATCGAGGGATTGATTCGCTTGATGAACGCGCCCGATGATGTTTTTAGCCCGGTGAACCTTGGGAATCCCGACGAGTTCACGATCCTCGAGCTGTCCGAGTTGGTATTGGAACTGACGGGGTCGAAGGCGCCGCTGGAGCGCCGTCCGCTGCCGGCCGACGACCCGACGAAGCGCCGCCCCGACATCGCCCGCGCCCGCGCGACGCTCGGCTGGCAGCCGACCGTTCCGCTACGCGAAGGCCTCGTGAAGACGATCGAGTGGTTCCGAAAGATCGATGTGAACCAATATCGTGCGCCGACACCAAATTACTAGGGGCTCGGGATTCGCGGGCGCAAGCGGAAATTGGGCCAACGGTAAGAT is a genomic window of Pirellulales bacterium containing:
- a CDS encoding UDP-glucuronic acid decarboxylase family protein, giving the protein MPSLHRILVTGGAGFLGSHLCERLVAEGHDVICLDNFFTSQKTNVSHLLEQPNFELVRHDVVHPIWLEVDQIYNLACPAAPGHYQFNPIKTLKTSVVGAINVLGMAKRCRAKVLQASTSEVYGDPEVHPQPESYRGAVNPIGPRACYDEGKRAAETLFMDYHRMNRVNIRVARIFNTYGPRMHPFDGRVVSNFILQALEGRPLTIFGDGLQTRSFCYRDDLIEGLIRLMNAPDDVFSPVNLGNPDEFTILELSELVLELTGSKAPLERRPLPADDPTKRRPDIARARATLGWQPTVPLREGLVKTIEWFRKIDVNQYRAPTPNY